One Microbacter margulisiae genomic window carries:
- a CDS encoding fumarate hydratase translates to MSNPDFFYQEPFPLGKDKTQYTLLTKEHVSVSNFEGHEMLKIEPDALTLLARTALREVSFKLRPAHNEQVQAILSDPEASQNDRAVALTMLLNAEVAAEGQLPFCQDTGTAIVIAKKGQQIWTGCKDEEALSKGIYETYTKENLRYSQTVALDMYTEKNSGCNLPAQIDIYATKGMEYSFLFMAKGGGSANKTYLYQETKALLNPATLENFLIEKMKTLGTAACPPYHIAFVIGGTSAETCLKTVKLASAKYLDELPMQGNEYGQAFRDLELEAKLLKAAQRIGLGAQFGGKYYAHDIRVVRLPRHGASCPVGMGVSCSADRNIKAKINKDGIWLEEMDANPGRLISEAFRSGDSKLQGVPINLNRPMKEVLAELSGYPVSTFLSLTGTIVVARDIAHAKLKERLDRGEDLPQYLKEHPVYYAGPAKTPAGMACGSMGPTTAGRMDGYVDLFQKKGGSMIMIAKGNRSQEVTDACKKHGGFYLGSIGGPAAILAKENIKHIECLEYPELGMEAIWKIEVVDFPAFILVDDKGNDFFKQIRSTISVK, encoded by the coding sequence ATGTCGAATCCAGATTTTTTCTATCAAGAACCGTTTCCATTGGGGAAGGATAAAACCCAATACACTTTGTTGACCAAAGAACATGTGTCCGTTAGTAATTTTGAAGGGCATGAGATGTTGAAAATAGAACCGGACGCGCTTACTTTATTGGCTAGAACAGCATTGCGGGAAGTGTCGTTTAAATTAAGACCTGCACATAATGAGCAAGTTCAGGCAATTCTCTCGGATCCTGAGGCAAGTCAGAATGATAGGGCTGTAGCTTTGACAATGCTTTTGAATGCTGAAGTTGCTGCTGAAGGCCAACTCCCATTTTGCCAAGATACCGGCACTGCAATTGTAATTGCCAAAAAAGGCCAGCAGATATGGACAGGCTGTAAAGACGAAGAAGCTTTGTCGAAGGGAATTTACGAGACTTATACCAAAGAGAATTTGCGCTATTCTCAGACAGTTGCGTTGGATATGTATACTGAAAAAAACAGTGGATGTAATTTGCCTGCTCAGATTGATATTTATGCCACTAAAGGTATGGAATACTCATTTTTATTTATGGCAAAAGGAGGTGGATCAGCTAATAAAACTTATTTATATCAGGAAACAAAAGCTTTGTTGAATCCGGCTACTTTGGAAAATTTTCTAATCGAAAAAATGAAAACTTTAGGGACTGCTGCTTGCCCTCCTTATCATATAGCTTTTGTGATTGGGGGCACGTCTGCTGAGACTTGTTTGAAAACTGTCAAACTGGCTTCTGCAAAATATTTGGATGAACTACCTATGCAAGGTAATGAATATGGCCAGGCTTTCAGAGATCTTGAATTAGAGGCTAAACTTCTTAAAGCCGCTCAACGTATTGGATTGGGAGCTCAGTTTGGAGGTAAATATTATGCTCACGATATTCGGGTTGTTCGGTTGCCGCGCCATGGCGCATCCTGTCCTGTAGGTATGGGGGTCTCTTGTAGTGCAGATCGTAACATTAAAGCCAAAATCAATAAAGATGGAATTTGGTTGGAAGAAATGGATGCAAACCCAGGAAGATTGATTTCTGAAGCTTTTCGAAGTGGAGATAGCAAGCTTCAAGGCGTGCCAATTAATTTAAATCGTCCAATGAAAGAAGTTTTAGCAGAACTTTCAGGTTATCCAGTTTCCACCTTCTTGTCCTTGACCGGAACCATTGTAGTGGCACGTGATATTGCACATGCAAAATTAAAAGAGCGTTTAGACCGAGGCGAAGATTTGCCTCAATATTTAAAAGAACATCCAGTGTATTACGCTGGCCCGGCTAAAACTCCGGCGGGTATGGCATGTGGGTCCATGGGGCCTACGACAGCCGGAAGGATGGATGGATATGTTGATTTATTTCAGAAAAAGGGCGGTAGTATGATCATGATTGCCAAGGGAAACCGTAGTCAGGAAGTGACGGATGCCTGCAAAAAACATGGTGGTTTTTATTTAGGTTCTATTGGAGGCCCTGCTGCCATTCTTGCTAAGGAAAATATTAAACATATAGAATGCCTTGAATATCCTGAATTGGGAATGGAAGCCATTTGGAAAATAGAAGTTGTCGATTTTCCTGCATTTATTTTGGTTGATGATAAAGGGAATGATTTTTTTAAGCAGATTCGTTCTACTATTTCGGTAAAATAA
- a CDS encoding bifunctional nuclease family protein yields the protein MNSRVKISIQGLISSKTTVRTFALLLGEETGTRRVTIIIGPMEAESIALKLQEITPPRPLTHDLMLNALEMFNIQLSEVYIHRFENGIFYSELLLLGNEHSEVVDARTSDAIALAVRTGCPIYMDKAIFDEFAIEMEETTVENEENDKEDNENPPTLEELQEQLKQAIENEQYEEAARLRDLISSRSTNK from the coding sequence ATGAATAGCAGAGTAAAAATATCGATCCAGGGACTTATCAGTAGTAAAACAACCGTTAGAACGTTTGCCTTACTTTTGGGTGAAGAAACGGGAACACGTCGTGTTACCATCATCATCGGACCTATGGAAGCAGAATCGATCGCTTTAAAACTTCAGGAGATTACTCCACCACGACCATTGACACACGACTTGATGCTCAATGCTTTAGAAATGTTTAACATTCAGCTTTCCGAAGTATATATTCATCGCTTTGAAAATGGCATTTTTTATTCCGAGCTTCTGCTATTAGGAAACGAACACTCTGAAGTGGTAGATGCACGAACTTCTGATGCAATTGCCTTGGCAGTAAGAACTGGTTGCCCGATTTATATGGACAAAGCTATTTTTGATGAATTCGCCATTGAGATGGAAGAAACAACAGTTGAGAACGAGGAAAACGACAAAGAGGACAACGAAAATCCGCCTACATTAGAAGAACTACAAGAGCAACTCAAACAAGCAATTGAAAACGAACAATATGAAGAAGCAGCACGCTTACGCGATTTAATCAGTTCTCGCTCTACAAACAAATAG
- a CDS encoding cell division protein FtsQ/DivIB has translation MKFSWKIIGIIIGCLAVTSYIIAITVIFSGKSAKEICRGVNIVVTDSASANFVTSYEIRQLLKESGISMKGVIMDRLHLSQINRLLSNNSYINQVECYKTLDNKINIRVSQREPIAEVMGITNYYIDNKLNKLPVLRGKPAFVPIISGAVSDTFLQRDLFPFIQFIHQHTFWNAQIEQIYLPSDSIVQLVPRLGDCIINLGTIDRYEQKMNKLMALYQHALNQVGWNRYSYIDLQYTNRVICTKRNLEQQSK, from the coding sequence ATGAAATTTTCTTGGAAAATAATCGGAATTATAATAGGCTGTTTAGCAGTTACTTCGTATATTATTGCTATAACGGTAATTTTTTCAGGAAAATCAGCTAAAGAAATTTGTCGTGGAGTAAATATTGTTGTAACTGACAGTGCTTCTGCAAATTTCGTAACATCTTATGAAATCAGGCAATTATTGAAAGAAAGCGGAATTTCTATGAAAGGTGTTATCATGGACAGGCTACATTTATCACAGATCAACCGTTTACTTTCAAACAATTCTTATATTAATCAAGTAGAATGTTACAAAACTCTTGACAACAAAATAAATATAAGAGTATCCCAACGCGAACCTATTGCTGAAGTTATGGGGATAACAAATTATTATATTGATAATAAATTAAATAAGCTGCCTGTTTTGAGAGGTAAACCAGCATTTGTTCCAATCATTTCGGGAGCTGTAAGTGATACATTTTTGCAACGGGATCTGTTCCCTTTTATACAATTCATACATCAACATACATTTTGGAATGCACAAATAGAACAAATTTATCTTCCAAGTGATTCTATTGTTCAATTAGTTCCACGTCTGGGTGATTGTATTATAAACTTAGGCACAATTGACCGATATGAGCAAAAAATGAACAAGTTAATGGCTTTGTATCAACATGCATTAAATCAAGTAGGGTGGAACCGATATTCATATATTGATTTACAATATACGAATCGGGTTATATGCACCAAACGTAACCTAGAACAACAGAGCAAATAA
- the ftsA gene encoding cell division protein FtsA yields MDATNTYIALSIGSAYITAVAAQVNDESQIRILASERRPSEGIRHGEILNPSATGFVVKNTLELLENRIKEKIARVYVGINGRSLKTFNTTLEREFPQQKNIQAFVLEDMYQEINQAQLEEGKIYDIFQQETLIDGEPEMNPVGCNCLSIASNFRVVVGKPELGENVNRCFDRTGYTTVETPLQIIKTAQAMLSPIEREQGCVLVDFGASCTSIVVYHHNLMRYLWVLPLGGNNLTRDLMSLGVSEEIAEELKIRFGNAISKSVNATQRVNVRSEADETTILKLPLQTIAMVTEARATEIVDAVWKAIQRSGVSNDLGAGIILAGNAAKLQNLDQLLQQQTNLPVRFGSHSRFLADGTHPQYHDISYAPIIGLLLTANQDCLYKVTTQESSEVNEPKIKRKNPFSKIGNKLADSLVDLFKNES; encoded by the coding sequence ATGGACGCGACAAACACATATATAGCTCTATCCATAGGAAGTGCATACATCACTGCAGTAGCGGCACAAGTCAATGACGAAAGTCAAATCCGTATCCTAGCATCTGAAAGAAGACCTTCTGAAGGCATTCGTCATGGAGAGATTCTTAATCCCAGTGCCACAGGTTTTGTAGTCAAAAACACGCTTGAATTATTGGAGAATCGGATTAAAGAAAAGATTGCACGCGTTTATGTCGGTATTAATGGACGTTCCCTGAAAACTTTCAATACAACTCTTGAACGTGAATTTCCACAACAAAAAAATATTCAAGCGTTTGTACTTGAAGATATGTATCAGGAAATTAATCAGGCTCAACTTGAAGAAGGAAAGATTTACGACATTTTTCAACAAGAAACTCTTATTGACGGAGAACCAGAAATGAATCCTGTCGGATGCAATTGTTTATCTATTGCTTCAAACTTTCGCGTAGTTGTTGGGAAGCCCGAATTAGGAGAAAACGTCAATAGATGTTTTGACCGAACAGGGTATACAACAGTGGAGACTCCTCTGCAAATTATAAAAACCGCACAGGCGATGCTTTCCCCTATTGAGCGCGAACAAGGATGTGTGTTGGTGGATTTTGGAGCAAGCTGCACATCCATCGTTGTATATCACCATAACCTGATGCGTTATTTATGGGTGCTCCCTTTGGGTGGAAATAACCTTACCCGGGATCTCATGTCATTGGGCGTATCAGAAGAAATCGCCGAAGAATTGAAAATACGTTTTGGAAATGCTATTTCAAAATCTGTTAATGCGACACAACGTGTAAATGTACGTTCAGAAGCCGATGAAACGACCATTCTGAAACTCCCTCTTCAAACCATAGCCATGGTAACCGAAGCACGCGCAACAGAAATAGTAGATGCAGTCTGGAAAGCCATTCAACGTTCCGGAGTTTCAAATGATTTAGGAGCTGGCATTATACTTGCCGGCAATGCAGCCAAGTTACAAAACTTAGATCAATTGTTGCAACAACAAACCAATTTACCTGTTCGATTTGGATCCCACAGTCGTTTTCTGGCTGATGGTACACATCCGCAATATCATGACATTTCATATGCACCGATTATTGGGTTATTGCTTACTGCCAATCAGGATTGCCTCTACAAAGTTACTACACAAGAATCATCTGAAGTAAATGAACCAAAAATTAAACGGAAAAATCCATTTTCCAAAATTGGGAATAAGTTGGCAGATAGTTTAGTAGATCTTTTCAAAAACGAATCATAA